Proteins encoded together in one Impatiens glandulifera chromosome 1, dImpGla2.1, whole genome shotgun sequence window:
- the LOC124926419 gene encoding spermidine hydroxycinnamoyl transferase-like codes for MLTVKASHLIKPAVKTPSGYMFLPENDQFMPITHTTLIYFYKSQPVSDLSLSSITHILKTSLSKTLTIFHPLAGRLHLASRTRFQLNLNSAGALLLEAESTKKVEDFGDFCPTPEIRQLIPSVDHTRPIHEIPLLIVQITKFKCGAVSLGLGFQHTIIDGRAILHFMSEWARISRGESPEYLPFLDRTVLNVGDDDEIKPGFDQLGRPPVLIDGPGPDEERAKETTVVLLKLTKDQIGKLKKTANQNQQKTGYDKGQPFTRYEVVAAHMWRCISIARRLNNEQTTRLRMSLDFRHQIDPPLPDKYFGNAITIVTTDVTMKNLLLQGLGYGAGKVREGISKGTNEYVRSFLAHLRKIEDFNKMRYFHIVGTKEGDFQGNPNVSITSWIGLTKGGVDFGWGKEIYMGPGLVGFDGKAFVFPRFADDDGSLMVALRLQKTHIDEFMKLFYENLSNMSRL; via the exons ATGTTAACTGTGAAGGCATCCCACCTTATCAAACCGGCCGTTAAAACACCTTCCGGCTACATGTTTTTGCCGGAAAATGATCAGTTCATGCCTATAACACACACAACACTAATCTACTTCTACAAATCCCAACCCGTCTCcgatctctctctctcctcaatAACACATATTCTAAAAACCTCCTTAAGCAAAACCCTCACTATTTTCCACCCATTAGCCGGTCGCCTCCACTTAGCCTCCCGAACCCGCTTCCAACTTAACCTCAACTCCGCCGGAGCTCTCCTACTAGAAGCTGAATCCACCAAAAAAGTTGAAGATTTCGGAGATTTCTGCCCCACGCCGGAGATCAGACAACTCATTCCTTCAGTCGACCACACCCGTCCAATTCATGAAATCCCTCTTCTGATTGTCCAAATAACTAAGTTCAAATGCGGCGCCGTTAGTCTTGGACTGGGATTTCAGCATACCATTATTGATGGGCGAGCCATACTTCATTTTATGTCGGAGTGGGCGAGAATTTCTCGTGGGGAATCGCCGGAGTATCTTCCTTTTCTTGACAGGACTGTTCTGAACGTCGGCGATGATGATGAGATTAAGCCCGGATTTGATCAGTTGGGTCGTCCGCCGGTATTGATTGACGGACCGGGTCCGGATGAAGAGCGGGCGAAAGAGACAACCGTAGTTCTGTTGAAGTTGACGAAAGATCAGATCGGTAAATTGAAAAAAACGGCTAATCAGAATCAACAGAAGACAGGATACGACAAGGGCCAACCGTTTACTCG TTACGAGGTTGTGGCTGCACACATGTGGCGTTGCATATCCATAGCCCGTCGACTCAATAACGAGCAAACAACCAGATTACGTATGTCGTTGGATTTTCGTCACCAAATAGACCCCCCACTCCCGGATAAATACTTTGGAAATGCGATAACAATTGTGACAACAGATGTCACAATGAAGAATTTGTTGTTGCAAGGATTGGGATACGGGGCAGGAAAGGTGAGGGAGGGAATATCAAAAGGAACAAATGAGTATGTGAGATCTTTCCTTGCTCATCTTAGGAAGATTGAGGATTTCAACAAAATGAGGTACTTTCATATTGTGGGTACTAAAGAAGGTGATTTTCAAGGGAACCCTAATGTGTCCATCACAAGTTGGATAGGCTTGACAAAGGGTGGTGTTGATTTTGGATGGGGCAAAGAGATTTACATGGGGCCAGGTCTAGTTGGATTTGATGGCAAGGCTTTTGTTTTCCCTCGCTTTGCTGATGATGATGGATCTCTCATGGTGGCCTTGCGTTTGCAAAAGACCCACATTGACGAGTTCATGAAGCTCTTTTATGAAAATTTGTCCAACATGTCTAGATTATAA